The Candidatus Methylomirabilis sp. genome contains the following window.
GTGGTCATCAGCGCGACCAGGCGGTCCTCGCCGTCGGTGAGCCGGACCTCCCAGACCATGGTCCGCCGGCCCCGGTGCAGCGCCCTGGCCTCCCCCCGCACGGTGCCGTCCCGCACCGGCGCCATGAAGTTCACCTTGAACTCGATGGTGGTCATGGTCTGGCCGGGGGCCAGGAACCGGCCGGTCCCGGTCCCGACGAGGGAGTCGGCGAAGGTCGCAAGCGCGCCGCCGTGCAGGACCCCGTAGGCCTGCTTGAGGCCGTCCCGGACCGGCAGCTCGCCCCGGACGTACCCCTCGCGGTGCTCCAAGAGGCGCATCCCCAGCAGCTCGGTGAAGGTCCCCTTGATGCGCCGCTGGAACCGCTCGTTGGCGTCCGGCTGATCCATGAGGAGAGAAAAGCGCCCGCCGCGGTGGGGGCGCGGCGGGCCAGGATAGCGGAGGGCCGGCTCAGCCGCCGCCCGCGGTGGCGGGCGGGAGCGGGGC
Protein-coding sequences here:
- a CDS encoding PaaI family thioesterase: MDQPDANERFQRRIKGTFTELLGMRLLEHREGYVRGELPVRDGLKQAYGVLHGGALATFADSLVGTGTGRFLAPGQTMTTIEFKVNFMAPVRDGTVRGEARALHRGRRTMVWEVRLTDGEDRLVALMTT